A section of the Mesobacillus jeotgali genome encodes:
- a CDS encoding DUF2905 domain-containing protein, giving the protein MTGAAKFIMIAGAVIFIIGFIMQFINIGRLPGDIVIKKGNTTFYFPIVTSILASIILSAIFYFIGRFR; this is encoded by the coding sequence ATGACAGGAGCAGCGAAGTTCATTATGATCGCCGGAGCAGTCATCTTCATCATTGGCTTTATCATGCAATTCATCAATATAGGAAGACTGCCAGGGGACATTGTCATAAAAAAAGGTAATACCACCTTTTATTTCCCTATTGTGACATCCATTCTGGCAAGCATCATCTTATCAGCGATATTTTACTTTATTGGCCGATTCAGATGA
- a CDS encoding intercompartmental signaling factor BofC, protein MASINLIKAFSTAVMLLISLSGNGPVFQTEPVHAEKPDEAVREINEPLKVTIILQRIYLDGEMSEEKVEETIWSMEDFWAKYDKWQLVEMEANKAVFRQGIDDISPLLKSNGYFGLSDEGVLTIFNGRPDGSNIIQSFFQIDLGKLESIKRDQLKKGIPIRNKKCYEEVLETFKPYTVQERH, encoded by the coding sequence ATGGCTTCAATAAATCTAATCAAAGCGTTCAGCACAGCTGTTATGCTCCTTATCAGTCTATCGGGAAATGGTCCAGTATTTCAGACAGAGCCGGTTCATGCTGAGAAGCCTGATGAAGCAGTCCGTGAAATCAATGAACCTCTTAAGGTGACAATCATTTTGCAAAGGATTTATCTGGATGGCGAAATGAGTGAGGAAAAGGTCGAGGAAACTATTTGGTCAATGGAGGATTTTTGGGCCAAATATGATAAGTGGCAGCTTGTTGAGATGGAAGCGAATAAGGCGGTTTTCAGGCAGGGCATTGATGATATATCGCCGCTTCTAAAGTCAAATGGATATTTCGGTCTTTCAGATGAAGGGGTTTTGACTATTTTTAATGGAAGGCCTGACGGCTCGAACATCATCCAATCTTTCTTTCAAATCGATCTCGGCAAACTTGAAAGCATCAAGCGGGACCAATTGAAAAAGGGAATTCCAATACGCAATAAAAAATGCTATGAAGAGGTCTTGGAGACTTTTAAACCATATACGGTCCAGGAAAGACATTGA
- the ruvB gene encoding Holliday junction branch migration DNA helicase RuvB, producing the protein MEERIISSEAGEQDLSFEQSLRPQTLRQYIGQDKVKANLEVFIEAARMRRETLDHVLLYGPPGLGKTTLAAIIANEMGVNLRTTSGPAIERPGDLAAILTALEPGDVLFIDEIHRLPRTIEEVLYPAMEDFCLDIVIGKGPSARSVRLDLPPFTLVGATTRAGSLSAPLRDRFGVLSRLEYYNESQLTDIVVRTAELLDTEIDWLAAQELARRSRGTPRIANRLLKRVRDFAQVRGNGAVEETLAREALELMQVDRLGLDHIDHKLLKGIIEKYRGGPVGLETISATIGEESQTIEDVYEPYLLQIGFLQRTPRGRIVTEAVYRHFEMEVPER; encoded by the coding sequence ATGGAAGAACGAATCATCTCCAGTGAAGCAGGTGAACAGGATCTTTCGTTTGAACAAAGTCTGCGTCCCCAGACTCTCAGGCAATACATCGGCCAGGATAAAGTAAAAGCCAACCTGGAAGTTTTTATCGAAGCAGCCAGAATGAGGCGTGAAACCCTTGACCATGTATTGCTGTATGGGCCTCCAGGATTGGGAAAGACAACATTAGCAGCAATCATCGCCAATGAAATGGGCGTCAATCTAAGGACAACTTCAGGGCCAGCGATAGAGAGGCCGGGTGATCTAGCCGCTATTTTAACAGCTCTTGAACCCGGAGATGTCCTGTTCATTGATGAAATCCACCGTCTTCCGAGAACGATTGAAGAAGTGCTCTATCCAGCAATGGAGGACTTCTGCCTTGATATCGTCATCGGAAAAGGGCCAAGTGCCCGTTCTGTAAGGCTTGACCTGCCTCCATTCACCCTTGTTGGTGCAACAACCCGGGCTGGTTCTCTGTCAGCACCATTAAGAGACAGGTTTGGAGTATTGAGCCGTTTGGAATACTATAATGAAAGCCAGCTTACTGATATTGTGGTTAGGACAGCTGAGCTTCTGGACACCGAAATTGACTGGCTTGCAGCCCAGGAGTTAGCAAGAAGATCACGTGGGACTCCAAGGATTGCCAATCGTCTGTTGAAGCGAGTCCGTGACTTTGCACAGGTCCGAGGCAATGGTGCTGTTGAGGAAACACTTGCCCGGGAAGCATTGGAGCTCATGCAGGTTGACCGTTTAGGCCTTGATCATATTGACCATAAATTGCTTAAGGGCATCATTGAAAAATACCGCGGCGGGCCAGTCGGATTAGAGACCATTTCTGCAACCATTGGAGAAGAATCGCAGACAATTGAAGATGTATATGAACCATACCTATTGCAGATCGGTTTTTTGCAGAGGACTCCAAGAGGAAGAATTGTAACGGAGGCCGTTTACCGACATTTTGAAATGGAGGTGCCTGAACGATGA
- the tgt gene encoding tRNA guanosine(34) transglycosylase Tgt yields MSAIRYELIKTCKQTGARLGIVHTPHGSFETPVFMPVGTLATVKTMSPEELVQMGAGIILSNTYHLWLRPGHEIVKEAGGLHKFMNWDRAILTDSGGFQVFSLSEFRKIEEEGVHFRNHLNGDKLFLSPEKAMEIQNALGSDIMMAFDECPPYPAEFDYMKKSVERTSRWAERCLTAHQRPQDQGLFGIVQGGEYEELRKQSAKDLVSMDFPGYAVGGLSVGEPKDVMNRVLEFTTPWLPSDKPRYLMGVGSPDSLIDGAIRGIDMFDCVLPTRIARNGTLMTSEGRLVVKNAKFARDFGPLDPNCDCYTCKNYSRAYIRHLIKTDETFGIRLTSYHNLHFLINLMEQVRQAIREDRLGDFRDEFFEQYGFNKPNAKNF; encoded by the coding sequence TTGTCAGCAATCCGTTATGAATTAATTAAAACCTGTAAGCAGACAGGAGCAAGGCTGGGAATTGTCCATACACCCCACGGTTCGTTTGAAACTCCGGTCTTCATGCCTGTTGGTACACTGGCAACAGTCAAAACCATGTCACCCGAGGAATTAGTCCAAATGGGTGCGGGTATTATCTTGAGCAATACCTATCACCTTTGGCTAAGGCCAGGCCATGAAATCGTCAAAGAGGCAGGCGGCCTGCATAAATTCATGAACTGGGACCGTGCCATCTTAACTGATTCTGGCGGATTCCAGGTTTTCTCTTTAAGTGAGTTCAGAAAAATTGAAGAGGAAGGGGTTCACTTCCGCAATCACCTGAACGGGGACAAGCTTTTCCTGTCACCGGAAAAAGCGATGGAAATCCAGAACGCTCTTGGTTCAGATATTATGATGGCTTTTGATGAATGTCCTCCATATCCGGCTGAATTTGATTACATGAAAAAATCGGTCGAAAGGACTTCACGGTGGGCAGAACGCTGCCTGACAGCACATCAGCGTCCGCAGGACCAGGGATTATTTGGTATAGTCCAGGGCGGTGAATATGAGGAGCTGAGAAAACAGAGCGCTAAGGACCTTGTTTCAATGGATTTCCCTGGCTACGCAGTTGGAGGCCTTTCAGTGGGCGAACCAAAGGATGTAATGAACAGGGTGCTGGAGTTCACTACACCATGGCTTCCAAGCGATAAGCCTCGTTACCTGATGGGGGTGGGTTCTCCGGATTCCTTGATCGATGGAGCAATCCGTGGAATCGATATGTTTGATTGTGTATTGCCTACACGTATCGCCAGAAATGGCACATTGATGACAAGTGAGGGAAGATTGGTCGTCAAGAATGCGAAATTCGCTCGCGACTTTGGACCATTGGATCCTAATTGTGATTGCTATACTTGCAAAAATTATAGCAGAGCATACATCCGCCATTTGATAAAAACGGATGAAACGTTCGGAATTAGACTTACTTCTTATCATAATCTTCATTTTCTGATAAACTTAATGGAGCAGGTCAG
- the nadA gene encoding quinolinate synthase NadA has translation MNLLEALEAKSRMLPDKYRNKSVQELEDLIKGIKAKMGKKLFIPGHHYQKDEVIQFADATGDSLKLAQLSAENREAEHIVFCGVHFMAETADILTTENQKVYLPDMRAGCSMADMADIYQTERAWEFLQVLFGDTILPLTYVNSTAAIKSFVGANGGATVTSSNAEKMVRWAFSKKDRLLFLPDQHLGRNTAFNIGIGLDEMAIYNPIENILEYDGPLEKVKVILWKGHCSVHENFTVENISEVRKTDPDMKIIVHPECRREVVELSDMAGSTNYIIDAIEAAPAGSSWAIGTEMNLVNRLISQHPDKHIISLNPHMCPCLTMNRIDLQHLAWSLDSVNEGLENNLIRVEENTARNAQLALTRMLDQSC, from the coding sequence ATGAATTTATTGGAGGCGCTCGAAGCTAAATCCAGGATGCTTCCTGATAAGTACCGAAATAAGTCGGTGCAGGAGCTTGAGGATTTGATCAAGGGTATCAAAGCAAAAATGGGCAAAAAATTGTTCATACCCGGACATCACTATCAAAAAGATGAAGTCATTCAATTTGCCGATGCGACAGGTGACTCACTAAAGCTCGCCCAGCTGTCTGCCGAGAACAGGGAAGCAGAGCATATTGTTTTTTGCGGAGTTCATTTCATGGCGGAGACGGCTGACATTTTAACAACCGAAAATCAGAAGGTTTACCTGCCGGACATGAGAGCCGGCTGTTCGATGGCGGACATGGCAGATATCTATCAGACAGAAAGAGCCTGGGAGTTCCTTCAGGTACTGTTTGGAGATACCATCTTGCCTTTGACGTATGTCAACTCTACTGCAGCAATTAAATCATTTGTCGGGGCAAACGGCGGTGCGACTGTAACATCCTCTAACGCTGAGAAGATGGTCCGCTGGGCTTTTTCAAAAAAAGACCGGCTGCTTTTCCTTCCTGATCAGCACTTAGGCAGGAATACAGCTTTTAACATCGGAATCGGGCTTGATGAAATGGCTATTTACAATCCGATTGAAAACATTCTTGAGTATGATGGCCCTCTTGAAAAAGTAAAGGTAATTCTCTGGAAAGGACATTGCTCGGTTCATGAGAATTTTACAGTGGAAAACATATCAGAGGTCCGTAAAACAGACCCGGATATGAAAATCATTGTGCATCCTGAATGCCGCCGAGAAGTAGTGGAACTGTCTGATATGGCAGGATCGACTAATTACATTATTGATGCAATAGAAGCGGCACCTGCAGGCTCATCATGGGCAATCGGGACAGAAATGAATTTGGTGAACAGGCTAATATCACAACATCCTGATAAGCACATCATTTCATTGAACCCACATATGTGTCCATGTTTAACAATGAACAGAATCGACCTGCAGCATCTTGCCTGGAGTCTTGATAGTGTGAATGAGGGACTGGAAAACAATTTAATAAGAGTAGAAGAAAATACAGCAAGAAACGCTCAGCTTGCCTTGACACGCATGCTAGATCAGTCATGTTGA
- a CDS encoding YhcN/YlaJ family sporulation lipoprotein, producing the protein MNKKMLLVPIASLITIGLSACNGDNEAAIQGTNRNQGQPLGYYSNEKGNEIDSMDDREGALTEIFDHNFGKEGAAEENRKRKMLQSRDENGNPPNPTVPRSDHDHNFFQKDNKYSRGDLNYHGHLSEHKGSGKAGIYTNSEQDNKLARKVGLAAESVDNVDKVRSVLFGREVKIAVTYKDKSLKKQTDKKIKNAVRPYTEGRDLRIIEDDGTISRTRNIDYDRKNGNPRESININP; encoded by the coding sequence TTGAACAAGAAAATGTTGCTCGTTCCCATAGCCTCACTGATTACGATAGGATTGTCGGCTTGTAATGGGGATAACGAGGCTGCGATTCAAGGGACGAATAGGAACCAGGGTCAACCGCTTGGCTATTATTCAAATGAAAAAGGGAATGAAATTGATTCAATGGATGACAGGGAAGGTGCACTTACTGAGATTTTTGACCATAATTTCGGCAAAGAGGGAGCCGCCGAAGAGAATCGTAAACGTAAGATGCTTCAATCCAGGGATGAAAATGGCAACCCTCCCAACCCAACTGTCCCGCGTTCTGACCATGATCATAATTTCTTCCAAAAAGACAATAAATACAGCCGCGGTGATTTAAATTACCATGGACACTTAAGTGAGCACAAGGGGAGCGGCAAGGCCGGGATCTATACCAATAGTGAACAAGATAACAAATTGGCCCGTAAGGTCGGGCTTGCCGCTGAGTCTGTTGATAATGTCGATAAGGTAAGGTCAGTTTTATTTGGCCGGGAAGTTAAAATTGCCGTAACCTATAAGGATAAGTCGCTCAAAAAACAGACAGACAAGAAAATTAAAAACGCGGTCCGTCCATATACCGAAGGAAGAGATTTGCGTATCATTGAAGATGACGGAACCATTAGCCGGACAAGAAACATTGATTATGATCGAAAAAATGGAAATCCGCGTGAAAGCATCAACATCAACCCTTAA
- the ruvA gene encoding Holliday junction branch migration protein RuvA: MYEFIKGTVDFVGPEYIVIENSGIGYQIMTPNPFVFTKDAGKEIRIFTYHYVREDLISLYGFKTREEKALFTRLLNVSGIGPKGALAILASGEPGQVVQAVENEDESFLVKFPGVGKKTARQMILDLKGKLHDLVPDYFPNLFNADEVAATISQSHEFDEAVLALMALGYSEKEIRKITPDLKKEQLTTDQYIKKALQKLLK, encoded by the coding sequence TTGTATGAGTTCATAAAAGGTACCGTCGATTTTGTCGGTCCTGAATATATAGTGATTGAAAACAGCGGTATTGGCTATCAAATCATGACACCCAATCCATTTGTATTCACAAAAGACGCAGGCAAAGAGATTCGTATTTTTACATATCATTATGTTCGTGAAGATCTCATTTCTCTTTACGGGTTCAAGACGCGGGAAGAAAAGGCGCTTTTTACCAGGCTTCTGAACGTATCTGGTATCGGTCCGAAAGGGGCACTGGCTATACTTGCTTCCGGAGAACCGGGCCAGGTAGTCCAGGCGGTTGAAAATGAAGATGAATCCTTCCTTGTCAAATTCCCTGGAGTAGGCAAGAAGACTGCCAGACAAATGATTCTTGATTTGAAAGGGAAACTTCATGACCTAGTACCGGATTACTTTCCAAATCTATTCAATGCGGACGAGGTGGCTGCAACCATTTCCCAGTCACATGAGTTTGACGAGGCAGTATTGGCTTTGATGGCGCTAGGTTATTCGGAAAAGGAAATCCGCAAGATCACACCGGATTTAAAGAAGGAACAATTGACGACAGACCAATATATTAAGAAAGCACTGCAAAAACTGTTAAAATAA
- a CDS encoding phosphotransferase: MNINIRRGGDDYFFNRLFSYLNSELDGKIVRMKPLRGNVYFVEAEHSRFILKGFNDLRKLKIQEAFASSLKKSGFDQSYRFLRMNKNPLHFEGVYYGCIQYLDHHQKRFDYGLSADRLEGIELLSHFHDHTSDFVASYTGMLPKADLARKWHHRNNEFTSNLHAVHFYVNRNISDKVIEWAECSLEYFDRVKQELEQEPPAILHGDVAHHNFLRSKDGKLYLIDYDLISVGPRAYDMLQYANRILPFLDWKLDALQKISQLKIWLDHEAFLYGLLYPADILREWNRLFRDRKHITPISLAPVIEMTVNQFHKRKRFQQEVKSIL, from the coding sequence ATGAATATTAACATCCGGAGAGGCGGAGACGATTATTTTTTCAATCGTCTCTTCTCTTATTTAAACAGCGAACTGGACGGAAAAATTGTTAGAATGAAACCATTGAGGGGAAATGTATATTTTGTTGAAGCTGAACACAGCCGGTTTATTTTAAAAGGATTTAATGACTTACGGAAATTAAAGATACAGGAGGCTTTTGCTTCTTCTTTAAAGAAATCCGGATTTGACCAGTCATACAGATTTTTAAGGATGAACAAAAATCCTCTTCATTTTGAGGGTGTATATTATGGCTGTATTCAATATTTAGACCATCACCAGAAAAGGTTTGACTATGGGTTATCTGCAGACAGACTGGAAGGGATTGAGCTGCTGAGCCATTTTCATGACCATACTTCTGACTTTGTGGCATCCTATACAGGGATGCTTCCAAAAGCGGATTTGGCGAGAAAATGGCATCACCGAAATAATGAGTTCACTTCTAATCTGCATGCAGTGCATTTTTATGTGAATCGAAATATATCCGATAAAGTAATCGAATGGGCAGAATGTTCATTGGAATACTTTGACCGTGTGAAACAAGAATTAGAGCAGGAACCGCCCGCCATTCTTCATGGAGATGTTGCCCACCATAATTTTCTTCGCTCAAAGGATGGAAAGCTGTACCTGATTGATTATGATTTGATCAGCGTGGGCCCGAGAGCCTATGATATGCTGCAGTATGCCAATCGAATCCTGCCATTTTTGGATTGGAAATTGGACGCTCTTCAAAAGATCAGTCAGTTGAAAATATGGCTGGATCATGAAGCCTTTTTATATGGTTTATTGTATCCAGCGGATATTCTTAGGGAATGGAACCGGCTGTTTAGAGATAGGAAGCACATAACCCCAATTAGTTTGGCCCCGGTGATTGAAATGACAGTAAACCAGTTCCACAAAAGAAAAAGGTTCCAGCAAGAAGTTAAATCCATACTTTAG
- the nadC gene encoding carboxylating nicotinate-nucleotide diphosphorylase produces the protein MNLIKLRLLLEQFFIEDIGERDVTSELIFGNNSRGSLVLIAKDEGIFCGEQIINIGFKLMDESSQVIMKVKDGEKVGKGQELAFITGKVSSLLKAERVVLNLVQRMSGIATKTAEAVRALDSINTRICDTRKTTPGLRMLEKYAVRCGGGFNHRYGLYDAVMIKDNHISFAGSIRNAVEAVRSNLGHMVKVEVEIESKDQLLEAIEAKVDCIMFDNRTPEQIEEWIDYVPEGIVTEASGGITLNTLNSYRNCGVDYISLGFLTHSVKSMDISAKVKAEMKGDAHYEFIGGARS, from the coding sequence ATGAATTTAATCAAACTGCGCTTGCTACTTGAACAATTTTTTATTGAAGATATCGGAGAGCGGGACGTCACCAGTGAATTGATTTTCGGAAACAATAGCAGAGGAAGTCTCGTTTTAATAGCAAAGGATGAAGGGATTTTCTGCGGAGAGCAGATCATCAATATTGGTTTCAAGCTGATGGATGAAAGCAGCCAGGTTATCATGAAGGTGAAAGATGGTGAAAAAGTCGGCAAAGGTCAGGAATTGGCATTTATAACTGGCAAGGTTTCTTCACTGCTAAAAGCGGAAAGAGTCGTTTTGAACCTCGTACAGCGAATGAGCGGGATTGCAACGAAAACTGCAGAAGCTGTAAGAGCATTGGACAGTATAAACACGAGAATTTGCGACACTCGTAAAACGACACCGGGCCTTCGGATGCTCGAAAAGTATGCAGTTCGATGCGGTGGCGGATTCAACCATCGCTACGGATTATATGACGCAGTAATGATCAAGGATAACCACATCTCCTTCGCCGGTTCAATTCGCAATGCAGTTGAAGCAGTGCGGTCAAATCTTGGGCATATGGTGAAGGTGGAGGTAGAGATCGAATCAAAAGACCAGCTTCTGGAAGCAATCGAGGCCAAGGTTGATTGCATTATGTTCGATAACAGAACACCGGAACAAATTGAAGAATGGATTGACTATGTCCCGGAAGGCATAGTAACAGAAGCCTCCGGTGGTATAACACTCAATACTCTCAATAGTTACAGGAATTGCGGAGTGGATTATATATCTCTAGGATTCCTCACGCACTCTGTAAAATCTATGGATATTAGCGCAAAAGTAAAGGCTGAAATGAAAGGGGATGCACATTATGAATTTATTGGAGGCGCTCGAAGCTAA
- the safA gene encoding SafA/ExsA family spore coat assembly protein, translated as MKIHIVQKGDTLWKIAKKYGVNFEELKKMNTQLSNPDMIMPGMKIKVPTGGGTIKKEAPIAGGTPQAKINMGGKKEMPIAKEKPMPIPEVKKEAPKEAPVKEQPKMEMPKPVKKEEQVKPYKPKMPVQIKPEIDINNYYMMNMANMQLPPQPQPIPQPKPQLPPKPENIFPEVKPEIKPEVKAPAKQVKPQVKPEVKPIPLKAEVKPSVKSEVKPQIKIEKNDYMDESPSMMPFVQGGFQQPMIPYPYNCYPGAPSMTGPAYGYPGVQQMTYPQVQGVSQGMMPNMALPAEEMESSSFAQMQMPLSPVMGENMPLQVAPQMTGPTFHGVPISPVLPGPGCIPYQGYPQAMPYMPQVGGMMDNQMMPQAGGMMDNQMMPQVGGMMDNQMMPQVGGMTVDESSEMPMPQMPQVGGMMDNQMPQLGGMMQGQMPHQMPMMPQVGGMMENQMPQVGGMMQGQMPHQMPMMPQVGGMMENQMPQVGGMMQGQMPHQMPMMPQVGRMMENQMPPQVGGMMQGQMPMMPQVGGMMDNQMPQVGGMIQGQMPHQMPMMPQVGGMMQDQMPMMPQVGGMMDNQMPQVGGMMQPPMMPKQAVQGGGGDCGCGGPMSSPYGMMGPGMHPYHMMHHGYPAAHGMPLQPHYGYQPGMGPQGFMDPYGAGPMGGGYAMPMPRFDEEESNEY; from the coding sequence GTGAAAATCCATATCGTACAGAAAGGGGATACTCTTTGGAAGATCGCCAAGAAGTACGGCGTGAACTTTGAAGAGCTGAAAAAGATGAACACCCAGCTCAGCAACCCTGATATGATTATGCCCGGTATGAAAATAAAAGTTCCGACTGGTGGAGGGACAATAAAGAAAGAAGCTCCAATAGCCGGTGGGACGCCTCAAGCAAAAATCAATATGGGTGGCAAGAAGGAAATGCCGATTGCCAAAGAGAAACCGATGCCAATTCCAGAAGTGAAAAAGGAAGCACCAAAAGAGGCTCCAGTTAAGGAACAGCCGAAAATGGAAATGCCTAAACCTGTTAAAAAGGAAGAGCAAGTAAAACCATATAAACCTAAAATGCCGGTTCAAATTAAACCTGAGATCGATATTAACAATTACTATATGATGAACATGGCTAATATGCAGCTCCCGCCACAGCCGCAGCCTATACCACAGCCTAAGCCACAGCTCCCGCCCAAGCCAGAAAACATTTTCCCAGAAGTCAAACCAGAAATAAAGCCAGAAGTTAAGGCCCCTGCCAAGCAAGTCAAACCGCAGGTGAAACCGGAGGTAAAGCCTATACCTCTAAAAGCAGAAGTGAAACCGAGCGTGAAGTCAGAAGTTAAACCACAGATAAAAATTGAAAAGAATGACTACATGGATGAATCACCGTCAATGATGCCATTCGTTCAAGGAGGTTTTCAGCAGCCGATGATTCCTTATCCTTATAATTGTTATCCAGGGGCACCTTCTATGACAGGGCCTGCATATGGTTATCCTGGAGTTCAGCAAATGACTTATCCTCAAGTGCAGGGGGTTTCTCAAGGTATGATGCCAAATATGGCATTGCCAGCAGAGGAAATGGAATCATCATCTTTTGCTCAAATGCAAATGCCATTAAGCCCGGTAATGGGTGAAAACATGCCACTTCAAGTCGCACCGCAAATGACCGGCCCGACATTCCATGGTGTGCCAATTTCACCAGTTCTGCCTGGACCGGGATGCATTCCTTACCAAGGTTACCCACAGGCAATGCCTTATATGCCGCAAGTAGGCGGGATGATGGATAACCAGATGATGCCACAAGCAGGCGGGATGATGGATAACCAGATGATGCCGCAAGTAGGCGGGATGATGGATAACCAGATGATGCCGCAAGTAGGCGGTATGACGGTTGATGAATCTTCAGAAATGCCAATGCCGCAAATGCCGCAAGTAGGCGGCATGATGGATAACCAAATGCCGCAACTCGGAGGAATGATGCAAGGACAAATGCCGCATCAAATGCCGATGATGCCACAAGTAGGCGGCATGATGGAAAATCAAATGCCGCAAGTCGGAGGAATGATGCAGGGACAAATGCCGCATCAAATGCCGATGATGCCACAAGTAGGCGGCATGATGGAAAATCAAATGCCGCAAGTCGGAGGAATGATGCAGGGACAAATGCCGCATCAAATGCCGATGATGCCACAAGTGGGCAGAATGATGGAAAATCAAATGCCGCCGCAAGTCGGAGGAATGATGCAGGGACAAATGCCGATGATGCCACAGGTAGGCGGCATGATGGATAACCAGATGCCGCAAGTCGGAGGAATGATACAAGGACAAATGCCGCATCAAATGCCGATGATGCCACAAGTGGGCGGAATGATGCAAGATCAAATGCCAATGATGCCACAGGTAGGCGGCATGATGGATAACCAAATGCCGCAAGTCGGAGGAATGATGCAGCCCCCAATGATGCCTAAGCAGGCAGTTCAAGGAGGAGGCGGAGATTGCGGCTGTGGCGGGCCTATGAGCAGCCCATATGGAATGATGGGGCCAGGAATGCATCCTTACCATATGATGCATCATGGTTATCCGGCAGCCCATGGAATGCCGCTTCAGCCTCATTACGGCTACCAACCGGGCATGGGGCCACAGGGATTCATGGATCCTTATGGAGCAGGACCAATGGGTGGAGGATACGCTATGCCGATGCCAAGATTTGATGAAGAAGAGAGCAATGAATATTAA
- the queA gene encoding tRNA preQ1(34) S-adenosylmethionine ribosyltransferase-isomerase QueA, protein MKVDLFDFHLPEELIAQTPLEQRAESRLMVLNKESGNLEHDIFKNIKHHLKPGDCLVLNDTKVLPARLFGMKEDTGAKIEVLLLKQLEGDEWETLVKPAKRVKEGTKIVFGDGLLTAVCTGEAEHGGRNLKFSYEGIFYEVLEQLGEMPLPPYIKEQLEDKDRYQTVFARERGSAAAPTAGLHFTEELLEEIKEMGVHIAFITLHVGLGTFRPVSVDSIEEHDMHSEFYQVTEGTALLLNNVREQGGRIITVGTTSTRTLETIATSNDGKFVAENGWTNIFIYPGYEFRAIDGMITNFHLPKSTLIMLVSALAGRENVLNAYNKAVEERYRFFSFGDAMLIL, encoded by the coding sequence ATGAAAGTAGATCTGTTTGATTTTCATTTACCTGAAGAACTGATTGCCCAGACCCCGCTGGAACAAAGAGCGGAGAGCAGGCTAATGGTATTAAATAAAGAATCGGGCAACTTGGAACATGATATTTTTAAAAACATAAAACATCATCTCAAGCCAGGCGATTGTCTTGTACTGAACGATACAAAGGTTCTTCCGGCAAGGCTTTTTGGGATGAAAGAAGACACAGGAGCCAAAATTGAAGTGCTGCTTTTGAAACAGCTTGAGGGAGATGAGTGGGAAACGCTTGTTAAACCGGCTAAGCGAGTGAAGGAAGGCACAAAAATTGTTTTTGGTGATGGTCTTTTGACAGCAGTATGCACCGGTGAAGCTGAACATGGCGGCAGGAATCTGAAGTTTTCATATGAAGGTATATTCTACGAAGTCCTTGAACAGCTGGGTGAAATGCCACTCCCTCCTTATATTAAGGAGCAGCTTGAGGATAAGGACAGGTACCAGACAGTGTTTGCCAGAGAAAGAGGTTCTGCGGCAGCTCCGACGGCTGGCTTGCATTTTACAGAGGAACTGCTTGAAGAAATCAAGGAAATGGGAGTCCATATCGCCTTTATTACTCTTCATGTCGGTCTGGGAACGTTCAGGCCGGTCAGCGTCGATTCCATTGAGGAACACGATATGCACTCTGAATTTTATCAGGTGACTGAAGGGACGGCATTGCTTTTGAATAACGTTCGTGAGCAGGGTGGACGGATCATTACTGTAGGAACGACTTCAACGCGCACACTGGAGACAATTGCCACCTCTAATGACGGTAAATTTGTCGCTGAAAATGGCTGGACAAATATTTTCATTTATCCTGGATATGAATTCAGAGCGATCGACGGAATGATTACTAATTTCCACCTGCCTAAGTCTACACTAATCATGCTGGTAAGTGCTTTGGCTGGACGGGAAAATGTTCTTAATGCCTATAATAAAGCAGTAGAGGAAAGGTATCGCTTTTTTAGCTTTGGCGATGCGATGCTGATTCTTTAG